In the genome of Microbacterium endophyticum, one region contains:
- a CDS encoding low molecular weight protein-tyrosine-phosphatase, producing the protein MADVVFRRLVAEAGLTGRATSTSAGTGDWHVGEQADHRAIAALSHEGYDGSQHRARQFTPADFERNDLIVALDRTHERILRGWARSEADADKIALLLSFGGGDGDQLDVPDPYYAGPEMFDDVLAMIESACRALFRQLHPAIRAV; encoded by the coding sequence ATGGCCGATGTCGTCTTCCGCCGGCTCGTCGCAGAAGCCGGACTCACCGGCCGTGCCACATCGACAAGTGCGGGCACCGGTGATTGGCATGTCGGGGAGCAGGCCGACCACCGCGCGATCGCCGCCCTGTCGCATGAAGGTTACGACGGCTCCCAGCACCGGGCACGCCAGTTCACGCCGGCAGATTTTGAGCGAAACGACCTGATCGTCGCGCTCGATCGCACACACGAGCGAATCCTGCGTGGGTGGGCACGAAGCGAAGCTGATGCCGACAAGATCGCTTTGCTGCTGTCTTTCGGCGGCGGTGACGGTGATCAGCTCGACGTTCCCGACCCGTACTACGCGGGTCCAGAAATGTTTGATGACGTGCTCGCTATGATCGAGAGCGCGTGCCGGGCACTTTTCCGGCAACTTCACCCCGCCATTCGCGCCGTCTGA
- the purB gene encoding adenylosuccinate lyase, with the protein MSSFPAQPLSPLDGRYRAAVAGLTEYLSEAGLNRARVEVEVEWLITLTDASLFGSQPLSALDQERLRALYLDFGQEEIDWLAEKEAVTRHDVKAIEYLVRDRLETLGLGHLAELVHFACTSEDINSTAYALTVKRAALDVWLPALQSVISTLEQLAHDHKDAAMLSRTHGQPATPSTMGKEIGVFAWRLKRVAGQVEASDFLAKFSGATGTWSAHVAADPNVDWPALTSAFITKLGLGFNPFTTQIESHDWQVELYDRVRHVGGILHNLATDIWTYISMGYFAQIPVAGATGSSTMPHKINPIRFENAEANLEISGGLFTTLSQTLVTSRMQRDLTDSTTQRNIGVAFGHSLLALDNLRRGLGEISLSRDVLLADLDVNWEVLAEAIQTVVRAEIAAGRSKITDPYALLKDLTRGRRVGALELAEFVRGLDIGDDARQRLLALTPATYTGLAASVVDELL; encoded by the coding sequence ATGTCGTCTTTCCCCGCACAGCCCCTCAGCCCACTCGACGGTCGTTATCGTGCCGCTGTCGCAGGGCTCACCGAGTACCTCTCTGAGGCCGGGCTCAATCGCGCCCGTGTCGAGGTGGAGGTCGAGTGGCTTATTACCCTGACCGACGCGTCGCTCTTCGGTTCCCAGCCGTTGAGCGCTCTCGATCAGGAGCGCCTGCGTGCGCTCTACCTCGACTTCGGTCAGGAAGAAATCGACTGGCTCGCCGAAAAAGAAGCCGTCACCCGCCACGACGTCAAGGCCATCGAGTACCTCGTGCGCGATCGCCTCGAGACTCTCGGTCTCGGCCACCTCGCTGAACTCGTGCACTTCGCGTGCACCAGCGAAGACATCAACTCCACCGCGTATGCGTTGACGGTCAAGCGCGCGGCGCTCGACGTCTGGCTGCCCGCGTTGCAGAGCGTGATCTCGACTCTCGAGCAGCTCGCGCACGACCACAAAGACGCGGCGATGCTGTCGCGCACTCACGGGCAGCCTGCGACTCCGAGCACGATGGGTAAAGAGATCGGTGTGTTCGCGTGGCGCCTCAAGCGCGTGGCGGGCCAGGTCGAGGCATCCGATTTTCTCGCGAAGTTCTCCGGGGCCACCGGAACGTGGTCGGCGCACGTGGCTGCCGACCCGAACGTTGACTGGCCCGCGCTCACGAGCGCCTTCATCACGAAACTGGGCCTCGGATTCAACCCGTTCACGACGCAGATCGAGTCCCACGACTGGCAGGTCGAGCTTTACGACCGGGTGCGTCACGTCGGTGGCATCTTGCATAACCTGGCGACCGACATCTGGACCTACATCTCGATGGGCTACTTCGCGCAGATTCCGGTTGCGGGCGCGACGGGATCGTCGACGATGCCGCACAAGATCAACCCGATTCGATTCGAGAACGCCGAGGCGAACCTCGAGATCTCGGGTGGCCTGTTCACGACGCTGTCGCAGACTCTTGTGACGTCACGGATGCAGCGCGACCTTACCGACTCGACTACTCAGCGAAACATCGGGGTCGCTTTCGGGCATTCGCTGCTCGCGCTCGACAACCTGCGTCGCGGTCTTGGCGAAATTTCGCTGTCTCGCGATGTGTTGCTTGCGGACCTCGACGTGAACTGGGAAGTGCTCGCGGAAGCTATTCAGACGGTTGTTCGCGCTGAGATCGCTGCCGGGCGCTCCAAGATCACCGATCCGTACGCGCTCCTGAAAGACCTCACACGCGGTCGTCGAGTGGGCGCTCTTGAGCTTGCCGAGTTCGTGCGTGGTCTCGACATCGGGGATGACGCGCGTCAGCGGCTACTCGCGCTCACGCCAGCGACCTACACCGGCCTTGCCGCAAGCGTCGTCGACGAACTGCTGTAG
- a CDS encoding SRPBCC family protein codes for MSRVISATPHEVYAFASNVDNLPTWAAGLALADVVRDGDALLVDSPMGRVKIRFVEPNALGVLDHDVTLPSGTVVTNAMRVLAHPDGSEVVFTVRQIELTDEEFARDVEMVAADLERLASHFGSQG; via the coding sequence GTGAGCAGAGTGATCTCGGCAACGCCGCACGAGGTGTACGCGTTCGCGTCGAACGTCGACAATTTGCCGACGTGGGCCGCCGGTCTCGCTCTCGCGGACGTCGTTCGCGATGGTGACGCTCTGCTCGTTGACTCGCCGATGGGTCGAGTAAAGATTCGTTTCGTCGAACCCAACGCCCTCGGCGTTCTCGACCACGACGTCACATTGCCATCGGGCACCGTGGTGACGAACGCCATGCGCGTGCTCGCGCATCCAGACGGTTCCGAGGTCGTCTTCACCGTTCGTCAGATCGAACTCACCGACGAAGAATTCGCGCGCGACGTCGAGATGGTCGCAGCAGACCTAGAGCGACTCGCGAGCCACTTCGGCTCGCAGGGCTAG
- a CDS encoding amino acid transporter gives MTDRPTRRDLMKPAQLVGLAFVAALFGGIVALVSMGAFQARPADEIQRAIMVGLVVAGVTFIVTLVIMALLVLAVDPAQIEKTVDRAVLLPPEETTDSSESASNDDETPERQ, from the coding sequence ATGACAGATCGTCCGACACGTCGAGACCTCATGAAGCCCGCGCAACTGGTTGGTCTCGCGTTCGTCGCCGCGCTCTTTGGCGGCATTGTTGCGCTGGTCTCCATGGGTGCCTTTCAAGCGCGCCCAGCCGATGAGATCCAGCGCGCGATCATGGTAGGCCTCGTGGTCGCTGGAGTGACCTTCATCGTCACGCTCGTCATAATGGCGCTTCTCGTGCTCGCCGTTGACCCAGCCCAAATCGAGAAAACCGTCGACCGCGCCGTGCTGCTGCCGCCTGAAGAAACCACGGACTCCTCCGAATCGGCGTCGAACGACGACGAGACACCCGAGCGACAGTAA
- a CDS encoding acyl-CoA synthetase, translated as MSSTPEPRTFEVRHVQMARAAFAALAALMITFSPDHSASVGLSVFSGFAIATGIVLLLASWLVYAAGTRWPAITLGVFAAIAGMASGIAGLRTATLFFSVVISWALVTGLVETIAGWLGRKRATSTVVKNEFRDSLTVGILTLALGVALLFVPVQYALQYYIEDAGQTFTLTGITIGVGLLGAYAALVAVFLAIAALSPRPASVESAQTEKPGGTA; from the coding sequence GTGTCATCAACGCCCGAACCCCGAACTTTCGAAGTTCGCCACGTGCAAATGGCGCGCGCCGCTTTCGCAGCGCTCGCTGCCCTGATGATCACTTTTTCGCCTGACCACTCGGCGTCGGTGGGGCTTAGCGTCTTCAGCGGGTTCGCCATCGCGACCGGCATTGTGCTGTTGCTGGCGTCATGGCTCGTCTATGCGGCCGGCACACGCTGGCCCGCAATCACGCTCGGTGTCTTCGCCGCAATCGCGGGAATGGCAAGTGGCATCGCGGGCCTACGCACCGCAACACTTTTCTTCAGCGTTGTCATCAGCTGGGCACTCGTGACAGGCCTCGTCGAAACCATCGCCGGATGGCTCGGCCGCAAGCGCGCAACGTCGACTGTCGTCAAGAATGAGTTTCGGGATTCGCTGACCGTCGGCATCCTGACTCTCGCTCTCGGCGTGGCGCTCCTGTTCGTGCCGGTCCAGTACGCCCTGCAGTACTACATCGAGGATGCCGGTCAAACCTTCACCCTCACCGGGATCACTATTGGTGTCGGATTACTCGGTGCGTACGCGGCGCTCGTGGCAGTGTTTCTCGCTATCGCGGCACTTTCGCCCCGACCAGCATCCGTCGAATCCGCGCAGACCGAAAAGCCGGGAGGCACGGCATGA
- a CDS encoding HNH endonuclease signature motif containing protein, producing the protein MSENETEQQEAEAHELSASVATLISFDQQITQMQAARAEVLANMGRIALAQMRRMTSRDSRDREIPMRAVAAEVGAALRLSDRTAQARIDDAIEVTGAYPETFASWSAGRISERHVQEVLRAGVNLTDAAAKSRYDHEVVVVAEVETPGRLRGFAAALAEKAQPRTLQERFDDANATRTVRLFDLADGMSALNAVLPSVQAHGIFNRLTQQARALKDFRAGRSDYGTKLHTEDEPVDDRRTTDQIRADLFSDMLLTSVPSLDPLAGDDCGGLGAIKAIVQVTVPATTLAGSSSTPADLSGLSLVDPESARRLAGTAPGWDRVFTHPVTGTVVSVDRYRPNDQLKRQLRARDQHCRFVGCRMPTHRCDIDHTVDAALGGPTHQHNLAHLCRRHHSLKHASRWTVKQRGDGVLEWTSPTGRNYTDKPPGVAFEPDPPT; encoded by the coding sequence ATGTCAGAGAACGAAACCGAGCAACAAGAAGCAGAAGCCCACGAGCTGTCTGCGTCCGTGGCGACGTTGATTTCGTTCGATCAACAGATCACTCAGATGCAGGCGGCACGCGCCGAGGTTCTCGCGAACATGGGACGCATCGCGCTTGCGCAGATGCGGCGGATGACATCGCGTGATTCACGTGATCGGGAGATTCCGATGCGTGCGGTTGCGGCAGAAGTTGGGGCGGCGTTGCGGTTGTCGGATCGCACCGCGCAGGCACGGATCGACGACGCGATCGAAGTGACTGGGGCGTACCCAGAGACGTTCGCGTCGTGGAGTGCGGGTCGCATTTCGGAGCGTCATGTGCAAGAAGTATTGCGGGCGGGCGTGAACCTCACGGATGCCGCAGCCAAATCCCGGTACGACCACGAAGTAGTGGTGGTCGCTGAGGTCGAGACCCCGGGCAGGCTGCGAGGCTTCGCTGCAGCACTTGCGGAGAAAGCACAGCCGCGGACGCTGCAGGAACGCTTCGATGATGCGAACGCGACCCGTACGGTGCGACTGTTTGATCTCGCGGATGGGATGAGTGCGCTGAACGCGGTGTTGCCGTCGGTGCAAGCGCATGGGATCTTCAACCGGCTCACGCAGCAGGCGCGGGCGTTGAAAGACTTCCGAGCGGGACGGTCGGACTACGGCACGAAACTTCACACCGAAGACGAGCCGGTGGATGATCGGCGGACGACGGATCAGATCCGCGCCGACCTGTTCTCCGACATGCTGCTGACATCAGTACCGAGCCTCGACCCACTCGCGGGGGATGACTGCGGCGGGCTGGGAGCGATCAAGGCGATCGTGCAGGTCACGGTTCCCGCGACGACGCTCGCGGGATCCTCATCGACACCCGCGGACCTATCCGGCCTCAGCCTGGTAGATCCGGAAAGTGCCCGGCGCCTCGCGGGTACTGCGCCGGGGTGGGATCGCGTGTTCACGCATCCCGTCACCGGAACCGTGGTCTCGGTTGACCGGTATCGACCGAACGATCAACTCAAACGGCAACTTCGGGCTAGGGATCAGCACTGCAGGTTCGTCGGATGCCGCATGCCCACCCACCGGTGCGATATCGACCACACAGTGGATGCAGCGCTCGGCGGGCCGACCCATCAACACAACCTCGCGCATCTGTGCCGAAGACACCACAGTTTGAAACACGCGAGCCGGTGGACGGTGAAACAACGCGGCGACGGAGTCCTCGAGTGGACATCACCGACCGGGCGCAACTACACGGATAAACCACCCGGCGTCGCATTCGAACCAGACCCGCCCACCTGA
- a CDS encoding glycosyltransferase encodes MRALCSFAGGAGHLLPQMPLLREMAAAGHELTLIGRSSGAQAAPAGIFRRIVTRDDRRSSPAQQITSLLPVNREAEVDVVAQYFAGDAALSSFEAAAACAATADVVICDELDFGAMAAGAEAGIPVVVVSVIASGALVRESRVGDALRRLSVDLGLSAQLRLHGDLFVIPFAPRMRAAEFPPPPHTTWMRPDRGPEPHPNGSIVATLGTEFNTESGDLFDRILGALATLDVPAVVTIGSDLDASRFGRQPAHIRIERFVDLEALIPRASVVLHHGGSGMFMRSVSGGAPQIVFPMGADQPFTGDRVEYLGVGTVLNALTADSALIASAAGALMEDAATRARVLDLRAEALALPAPTAAFNAVQALVTRPH; translated from the coding sequence GTGCGTGCTCTTTGCTCTTTCGCCGGTGGTGCGGGCCATCTACTCCCGCAGATGCCGCTGCTGCGCGAGATGGCCGCGGCAGGGCATGAGCTCACCCTGATCGGACGTTCGTCTGGCGCCCAAGCGGCTCCGGCTGGCATCTTTCGCCGTATCGTGACGCGCGATGATCGTCGCTCGTCTCCCGCCCAACAGATCACCTCGCTACTACCGGTGAACCGCGAGGCCGAGGTCGACGTCGTGGCTCAATATTTCGCTGGCGACGCTGCACTCAGCTCATTTGAAGCGGCTGCAGCCTGCGCCGCGACAGCAGACGTTGTCATCTGCGACGAACTCGACTTTGGGGCGATGGCGGCAGGTGCGGAAGCCGGGATTCCTGTTGTCGTTGTATCCGTCATTGCATCAGGAGCACTCGTCCGCGAGAGCCGTGTCGGCGACGCACTGCGACGACTCTCCGTCGATCTGGGACTTTCCGCGCAGCTGAGGCTACATGGTGATCTCTTTGTCATTCCTTTCGCGCCAAGAATGCGTGCGGCGGAGTTTCCGCCACCTCCACACACAACGTGGATGCGCCCTGACCGCGGGCCAGAACCCCACCCGAACGGGTCAATAGTTGCGACGCTAGGAACCGAATTCAACACCGAATCCGGGGATCTCTTCGACCGCATTCTTGGTGCCCTCGCCACGCTCGACGTTCCAGCGGTTGTCACAATCGGTAGTGACCTCGATGCGTCCCGCTTCGGACGACAGCCAGCGCACATCCGCATAGAGAGGTTCGTCGATCTCGAAGCGTTGATTCCGCGTGCCAGTGTCGTTCTTCATCACGGAGGTAGCGGCATGTTCATGCGATCAGTATCGGGCGGTGCGCCCCAAATCGTATTTCCGATGGGCGCCGATCAACCCTTCACAGGTGACCGCGTGGAATACCTTGGTGTGGGAACTGTCCTCAACGCACTTACTGCGGATTCCGCCCTGATCGCATCGGCTGCGGGAGCGCTGATGGAGGATGCCGCAACTCGCGCACGCGTGTTGGACCTGCGCGCAGAGGCTCTCGCTCTTCCGGCTCCAACAGCCGCATTCAACGCGGTGCAGGCTCTCGTCACCCGCCCCCATTAG
- the nhaA gene encoding Na+/H+ antiporter NhaA, producing MVTTSSAARSDRVAAALLLLATVAAVVWANVSTGGYEGFWSTSIDISVGDFGAEFTAHELVNEGLMTFFFFLVGLEVKREFTIGELTSRSRAIVPIVAAIAGLAVPALIFIAINASSGSAHAWGVVISTDTAFLLGALALIGPKHPARLRTFLLTLAVVDDVGALIVIAVFYNEGISLLPLAIAIVLLVLLAFVRWLPAGTGIAYAIGGIALWVAVSASGVHATLAGVAVALIIPVFSPRRAEVERTADLTQAFRESPNPAYASALQRTVRGALSINERIDSAWRPYIQLGVLPIFALANAGVHIDVEVLTAAVTSPITWGIIVALVGGKFIGITGATTLMKRLGVGELAPGLTLRRVGGGAALSGIGFTIALFLVPLAISDPDQQDLARVGVLAASVIAFALGWAILFVGDRLRPPRAVGAVLNRPVDPARDHIRGPVDARYTIVEYADFECPFCSRATGSVDAVLAHFGEELRWVYRHLPLSSVHPHATLAAQAAEASALQDRFFDFAPLLFAHQDELDEDGLRRRAEEIGLDIARFSADLHSADAARRVEDDRLDAELMDLHSTPTFFIGEKRHIGPYDSASLIRAIEGQ from the coding sequence ATGGTGACAACCTCGTCGGCGGCGCGCAGCGACCGGGTGGCGGCAGCGCTGCTGCTGCTCGCGACAGTTGCCGCCGTGGTCTGGGCGAACGTATCGACGGGCGGCTACGAGGGCTTTTGGTCGACGAGCATCGATATCTCGGTGGGCGACTTCGGCGCCGAATTCACGGCGCACGAACTGGTGAACGAGGGTCTCATGACCTTCTTCTTCTTTCTCGTCGGCTTGGAAGTGAAGCGTGAGTTCACGATCGGTGAGCTGACCTCACGCTCGCGGGCGATCGTGCCGATCGTTGCGGCCATCGCAGGGCTCGCGGTGCCGGCACTGATCTTTATCGCGATCAACGCATCGAGTGGGTCCGCGCATGCGTGGGGCGTTGTCATCTCGACAGACACCGCGTTCTTACTCGGTGCCCTCGCACTGATTGGGCCGAAGCATCCGGCACGCCTACGCACCTTTTTGTTGACGCTCGCGGTCGTCGATGACGTTGGCGCGCTCATCGTGATCGCTGTGTTCTACAACGAAGGCATCAGCCTGCTGCCGCTGGCTATCGCCATTGTGCTCTTGGTTTTGCTTGCGTTTGTGCGCTGGTTGCCTGCTGGCACCGGCATCGCCTACGCCATTGGTGGCATCGCGCTGTGGGTCGCCGTGTCGGCGTCGGGTGTGCACGCAACGCTCGCGGGTGTTGCGGTAGCGCTTATCATTCCGGTGTTTTCGCCGCGTCGCGCCGAGGTCGAACGCACAGCCGACCTCACGCAGGCCTTCCGTGAGTCGCCGAACCCGGCGTATGCGTCTGCCCTGCAGCGCACGGTGCGAGGTGCGCTCTCGATCAACGAGCGGATCGACTCAGCGTGGCGGCCGTACATTCAGCTCGGGGTGCTGCCGATCTTTGCCCTCGCGAACGCAGGCGTCCACATCGACGTCGAGGTTCTGACAGCCGCCGTCACCTCGCCGATCACGTGGGGCATCATCGTGGCCCTCGTCGGAGGAAAATTCATCGGTATCACCGGTGCGACAACGCTCATGAAGCGCCTCGGCGTCGGCGAGCTCGCCCCCGGGCTCACCCTCCGACGTGTCGGCGGTGGTGCCGCACTGTCGGGCATCGGGTTCACCATTGCGCTGTTCCTTGTGCCACTGGCGATCAGTGACCCCGATCAGCAGGATCTTGCCCGGGTCGGGGTGTTGGCGGCATCCGTTATTGCCTTCGCTCTGGGCTGGGCGATCCTGTTCGTGGGCGACCGGTTGCGGCCGCCGCGGGCAGTTGGTGCCGTGCTCAACCGACCTGTTGACCCGGCACGCGACCACATTCGCGGGCCGGTCGATGCGCGCTACACAATCGTGGAATACGCCGACTTTGAGTGCCCGTTCTGCAGTCGTGCGACCGGATCAGTGGACGCCGTGCTCGCACACTTCGGCGAAGAACTGCGCTGGGTCTACCGGCACTTGCCGCTCAGTAGTGTGCACCCCCATGCCACTCTTGCCGCGCAGGCGGCAGAGGCTTCAGCGTTGCAGGACCGATTCTTCGATTTCGCACCGTTGCTGTTCGCACACCAAGACGAACTCGACGAAGATGGCTTGCGCCGACGAGCCGAAGAGATCGGGCTCGATATTGCGAGATTCAGCGCCGATCTGCATTCTGCCGACGCTGCTCGTCGAGTGGAAGATGATCGACTCGATGCCGAACTGATGGACCTACACAGCACCCCTACGTTCTTCATCGGCGAGAAACGCCACATCGGCCCGTACGATTCAGCATCGCTCATTCGCGCGATCGAGGGGCAATAG
- a CDS encoding SDR family NAD(P)-dependent oxidoreductase codes for MDPDELAITLKVLAGMSSIDEEHPDYVQVRRATAAMFKAVKRVRRREIRDAIVAADKAVVAKTATGAPDRIDDETRGIPISTATTAPTAGTLLKARGCYICKKPYTVVDAFYHQLCQECAAMSHAKRDARTDLTGKRALLTGGRAKIGMYIALRLLRDGAHTTITTRFPRDAVRRFSSLPDSAEWLHRLKVVGIDLRDPAQVIGLAEDVAAAGPLDILINNATQTVRRSTGAYQPLVDAELAPLPDGPLPELITFGHTNDRHPQALAQSVTSHPILAAASARAEELTEQAMAAGSSSLERLAAGTAIDAGGLVPDLHDINSWTQHVDQVDPLEMLEVQLANTTAPFILISKLRPSLAASDGHRKYVVNVSAMEGVFGRGYKGPGHPHTNMAKAAVNMLTRTSAREMFESDRILMTSVDTGWITDERPHPTKVRLAEEGFHAPLDLVDGAARVYDPIVRGEAGEDVFGVFLKDYAPGSW; via the coding sequence CCGAGAAATTCGCGACGCCATCGTTGCTGCCGACAAAGCTGTTGTGGCAAAGACCGCGACGGGCGCTCCCGACCGCATCGACGATGAGACCCGCGGCATCCCGATTTCAACGGCCACGACGGCACCTACTGCCGGCACGCTTTTGAAAGCGCGCGGATGCTACATCTGCAAAAAGCCGTACACGGTTGTCGATGCGTTCTACCACCAGCTGTGCCAAGAGTGCGCCGCGATGAGCCACGCAAAGCGCGACGCCCGCACCGATCTCACGGGGAAGCGTGCACTGCTCACCGGTGGACGAGCGAAGATCGGTATGTACATTGCGCTTCGCTTGCTGCGTGACGGCGCGCACACCACGATCACGACGCGCTTTCCCCGCGACGCCGTGCGTCGATTCAGCAGCCTTCCCGATTCAGCGGAATGGTTGCACCGCTTGAAAGTGGTCGGAATCGACCTGCGTGACCCGGCCCAAGTGATCGGTCTCGCCGAAGATGTTGCCGCAGCCGGGCCCCTCGACATTCTGATCAACAACGCCACGCAGACGGTGCGCCGATCGACGGGTGCGTATCAGCCCCTCGTGGATGCCGAACTCGCACCGTTGCCCGACGGTCCGTTGCCCGAGCTCATCACCTTCGGGCACACGAACGACCGCCACCCGCAGGCTCTCGCGCAGTCGGTGACCTCGCACCCGATTTTGGCGGCGGCATCCGCTCGAGCCGAAGAACTGACAGAGCAGGCGATGGCTGCCGGGTCGAGTTCGCTCGAGCGGCTTGCTGCCGGTACCGCAATCGATGCCGGCGGACTCGTGCCCGACCTCCACGACATCAACTCGTGGACTCAGCATGTCGATCAGGTCGACCCGCTTGAAATGCTCGAAGTGCAGCTCGCCAACACGACGGCCCCGTTCATTCTCATATCGAAGCTGCGGCCATCCCTTGCCGCCAGCGACGGACACCGCAAATACGTCGTCAACGTCAGTGCGATGGAGGGCGTGTTCGGTCGCGGGTACAAGGGGCCGGGGCATCCGCACACCAACATGGCGAAAGCTGCCGTGAACATGCTGACGCGCACGAGCGCGCGCGAAATGTTCGAGTCGGATCGCATTCTCATGACCAGTGTCGACACCGGTTGGATCACCGACGAACGCCCGCACCCGACGAAGGTGCGATTGGCCGAGGAGGGCTTTCACGCGCCCCTCGACCTCGTCGACGGTGCAGCGCGCGTGTACGACCCGATCGTGCGCGGCGAAGCTGGCGAAGACGTTTTCGGCGTCTTCCTGAAGGACTACGCTCCGGGTTCATGGTGA